Proteins encoded by one window of Candidatus Sumerlaea chitinivorans:
- a CDS encoding RNA-binding protein Hfq has translation MSKPGANLQDSFLNQVRKEDQEVAVVMTNGMTLNGHVKGFDNFTVILGTSDGKQHLIYKHAIAQVIGSAAIAPRSADSRRGRSDKDGAKRRPTESNQSETTEAKNKEPFNKIDLSGLKLEQ, from the coding sequence ATGTCGAAACCGGGAGCAAACCTGCAGGACAGCTTTTTAAACCAAGTCCGAAAGGAAGATCAGGAAGTCGCTGTTGTCATGACGAATGGCATGACGTTGAACGGTCACGTGAAAGGCTTTGATAATTTCACGGTGATCTTGGGGACTTCTGATGGCAAACAGCATCTGATCTATAAGCACGCGATTGCTCAAGTGATCGGCTCTGCGGCGATTGCTCCCCGTTCAGCCGATTCGCGGCGGGGTCGCTCGGATAAAGACGGAGCAAAACGTCGGCCCACTGAATCAAACCAGTCCGAGACGACCGAAGCGAAAAACAAGGAGCCGTTCAATAAAATCGACTTGTCGGGGCTTAAGCTGGAGCAGTAA
- a CDS encoding tRNA-i(6)A37 methylthiotransferase, whose translation MMTPKTFHIITYGCQMNEHDSEIMAGILEARGLQWIEDASLADVVIVNTCVVREGAEERAVGRLSTLGALKRKGNRILAVAGCMAQKDGVTLLERLPQIDLVVGTRDLFKIGNLIDEVALKGDRLVSIEDVDKPVFLDAQPVRRHSHVRALVTVMYGCNNFCTFCIVPATRGRETSRPLREVVDEVRRLAEAGYPEVMLLGQNVNSYYDRQARADFADLLAAVSEVDGIRRIRFITSHPKDFSPKLIDAIAKIEKVCEAIHLPVQAGANRVLRRMKRFYTKEQYLDLLAQIREQIPSAAITTDIIVGFPDETEQDFEETYDLLERARWDSAFIFMYSPRPGTKAATWYDSVPIEEKKRRLQKCLRRQEEISGEINRKLVNSVQEVLVESVSKKSTDQLMGRTKTDKAVVFSGSHDLIGKLVRVRITEGFPHTLFGELVGEALGANGWSDQRVGAQVLSECQSERGAA comes from the coding sequence ATGATGACCCCCAAGACTTTTCACATCATCACCTACGGCTGCCAAATGAATGAGCACGACTCAGAGATTATGGCCGGAATCCTTGAGGCTCGTGGCCTTCAGTGGATCGAGGACGCCTCGCTTGCTGATGTAGTTATTGTGAACACGTGTGTGGTGCGTGAGGGGGCGGAAGAGCGAGCAGTTGGCCGACTTTCCACTCTCGGTGCGTTGAAACGCAAGGGCAACCGCATTTTGGCTGTCGCCGGTTGCATGGCCCAAAAGGACGGCGTAACTCTACTTGAACGTCTGCCCCAAATTGACCTCGTCGTAGGAACACGGGACCTTTTCAAAATCGGGAATCTCATTGATGAGGTGGCACTCAAGGGAGATAGGTTGGTTTCTATCGAGGACGTGGATAAGCCCGTCTTTCTTGATGCGCAGCCTGTGCGTCGCCACAGCCATGTCCGAGCCTTGGTCACGGTCATGTATGGGTGCAACAATTTCTGCACGTTCTGCATTGTTCCTGCCACGCGTGGCCGCGAGACCAGTCGGCCCTTGCGCGAGGTCGTGGACGAGGTTCGGCGTCTTGCTGAAGCCGGCTATCCGGAGGTAATGCTACTCGGACAAAACGTGAACAGCTATTACGATCGGCAAGCACGGGCCGACTTTGCAGACCTTTTAGCTGCAGTGAGCGAGGTCGACGGCATTCGCCGTATTCGGTTTATCACTTCGCATCCCAAGGATTTTTCGCCAAAGTTGATTGATGCCATTGCCAAGATCGAGAAGGTATGCGAGGCGATTCATTTGCCTGTGCAGGCGGGGGCTAATCGAGTTCTCCGCCGTATGAAGCGGTTCTACACAAAAGAGCAATATCTCGATCTGCTCGCCCAAATCCGCGAACAAATCCCAAGCGCGGCTATCACGACGGACATCATCGTGGGTTTTCCTGACGAGACGGAACAAGATTTTGAGGAAACGTATGATTTGCTGGAACGCGCGCGGTGGGATAGCGCGTTTATCTTTATGTATTCGCCGCGACCGGGCACGAAAGCAGCCACGTGGTATGATTCCGTCCCAATCGAAGAGAAAAAACGACGGCTTCAAAAATGCTTACGCCGCCAAGAAGAGATTAGTGGAGAGATCAACCGTAAGCTTGTGAACTCCGTTCAAGAGGTCTTGGTCGAGAGCGTCTCAAAGAAATCCACAGATCAGCTCATGGGGCGGACCAAGACAGACAAAGCGGTCGTCTTCAGTGGGAGTCACGATTTAATCGGGAAACTGGTGCGTGTGCGCATCACCGAGGGGTTCCCCCACACTCTTTTTGGAGAACTCGTGGGTGAGGCTTTGGGTGCCAATGGGTGGAGTGACCAGCGCGTTGGTGCGCAGGTGCTCTCTGAGTGTCAGTCCGAAAGAGGTGCAGCGTGA
- a CDS encoding NADH-ubiquinone oxidoreductase chain I, translating to MTQELKKTSPVAEYFGTVWNALKTTVVGMKVTGKYLLSKPVTLQYPEEKPNVAPGYRGIHVYEVERCIACDQCAIACPVDCIYIESIGKGKNAVLTRFEIDYNRCMFCGLCIDPCPTDCIHMGESFDLTRFRSEDCSIDFVALANQGLQSPTGERVVWLTEPSRGSKAAERPSSPPSGAQTT from the coding sequence GTGACTCAGGAACTGAAAAAAACATCGCCCGTTGCTGAGTATTTTGGCACGGTGTGGAATGCACTGAAAACAACGGTGGTGGGCATGAAGGTAACCGGCAAGTACCTACTGTCGAAGCCGGTAACGCTCCAGTACCCGGAGGAAAAGCCTAATGTTGCTCCGGGATATCGTGGAATTCATGTCTATGAGGTCGAGCGTTGCATTGCGTGCGACCAGTGCGCCATTGCCTGCCCGGTGGATTGCATCTACATTGAAAGCATTGGCAAAGGTAAAAACGCCGTTCTCACGCGTTTCGAGATCGATTACAATCGCTGCATGTTTTGTGGCCTTTGCATCGACCCCTGCCCCACCGATTGCATTCACATGGGAGAAAGCTTCGATTTAACGCGTTTTCGAAGCGAAGATTGTTCGATAGATTTTGTCGCCCTGGCCAACCAAGGCTTGCAATCGCCGACCGGAGAACGAGTAGTCTGGCTCACTGAGCCGAGCCGAGGATCGAAGGCAGCGGAAAGGCCATCGTCCCCACCTTCTGGCGCACAAACCACCTAA
- a CDS encoding glycosyltransferase domain containing protein, whose translation MSTVLVLGVGPLPVDSGKKIHAPGIRVWHLAQYLVKHHHNVVLGIIEFGDFRDNETAEIRSRQESLGDRLSVCRLKYHSVRTPEALATLHAHCRFDCVVSTTDIMNSVAASIPVHIPLWLDYLGDPLSERQLQAATYNNDSSLLELWQVMAHALLQGDRFSVASTPQKYALIGQLGLVGRLNQFTAGHDLITVLPNCSRIMREQNLRIQRPLKGTIVPASSFILLWAGGYNTWTDPETLFRGLELVFQQNPSVYFVSVGGEIPGHDNVTFHRFRGLCENSLYANHFQFIGWVPPHEVPSFYAQADAAINVDAACYEAEIGTRTRIIDWISYEIPVVTTALCEPTLLLQKEQLIFPFEPGDPKSLAEAVLWVASHREEARQRAVRARAFLDQLYDEEVVFAPLDEWVRAPAFAPDRTAPHWLIKGPQAPRTPDCSVANFQRKFLQSCVSPPMDASGNSRNAGRFLRKLLKRFRRG comes from the coding sequence ATGTCCACAGTCTTAGTCCTTGGGGTTGGGCCCCTGCCGGTGGATTCTGGCAAAAAGATTCATGCGCCGGGAATCCGGGTGTGGCACCTTGCGCAGTATCTTGTGAAACACCACCACAATGTAGTCTTGGGAATCATCGAGTTTGGAGATTTTCGCGACAATGAGACCGCGGAAATTCGTTCTCGCCAAGAGTCGTTGGGAGATCGTCTAAGCGTTTGTCGTCTCAAGTACCATTCGGTTCGCACTCCAGAAGCGCTGGCAACTCTGCACGCACATTGTCGTTTCGATTGTGTGGTTTCCACAACTGATATCATGAATAGCGTTGCGGCCTCAATCCCCGTTCATATTCCCCTTTGGCTTGACTATCTTGGTGACCCACTCAGTGAACGTCAGCTTCAGGCCGCGACATACAATAACGATAGCTCGCTTCTCGAGCTGTGGCAAGTTATGGCGCATGCTTTATTGCAGGGCGACCGCTTCAGCGTGGCAAGCACACCTCAAAAATATGCCCTCATTGGCCAACTCGGATTAGTGGGACGACTGAACCAGTTCACAGCAGGACATGATCTTATCACTGTGCTGCCAAATTGCTCACGAATCATGCGTGAGCAGAATCTTAGAATTCAGCGCCCTCTGAAGGGCACGATTGTCCCGGCATCGTCGTTCATTTTGCTCTGGGCGGGTGGCTATAACACATGGACAGATCCGGAAACTCTGTTTCGCGGATTGGAACTGGTATTCCAACAGAACCCTTCCGTATATTTTGTCTCTGTGGGCGGAGAGATTCCCGGACATGACAACGTGACTTTCCATCGTTTTCGTGGACTCTGCGAAAACAGTCTGTACGCAAACCATTTTCAATTTATCGGTTGGGTGCCACCGCATGAAGTCCCGAGTTTTTATGCTCAAGCAGACGCGGCGATCAATGTGGATGCAGCGTGTTACGAGGCTGAGATTGGGACTCGCACACGTATCATCGATTGGATCTCGTATGAGATTCCCGTGGTGACGACAGCTCTGTGTGAACCGACACTCCTTTTGCAAAAAGAACAATTGATCTTTCCGTTCGAACCCGGAGACCCAAAATCCTTGGCCGAGGCTGTCTTGTGGGTCGCCTCTCATCGGGAGGAAGCGCGGCAGCGCGCCGTTCGAGCGCGGGCTTTCTTGGATCAGCTATATGACGAAGAGGTTGTCTTTGCGCCCTTGGACGAGTGGGTTCGCGCGCCTGCTTTTGCTCCTGATCGGACGGCGCCACACTGGTTGATTAAAGGCCCGCAGGCCCCGCGTACCCCGGATTGTAGCGTAGCAAATTTCCAAAGAAAGTTTTTACAGAGTTGTGTCTCCCCGCCAATGGACGCATCAGGCAATTCTCGGAATGCTGGCCGGTTCCTCCGCAAACTCCTCAAGCGATTTCGGCGCGGTTAG
- a CDS encoding Ribosomal RNA large subunit methyltransferase N has translation MERTRIIADDEPIPHVEGRYVLLGATFRQLQELIKAQGFPAFRARQLYHWMYHRCARDFSEMHNISKEFRRWLEENATLGHIAILDERLSKDGSRKFVFQLYDGRLVESVLIKEEGWNTLCVSSQVGCAVGCTFCLTGFGGYQRQMTRAEIVSQVLMVKRLLGEEELLRNLVFMGMGEPLLNLDEVIPALRVLTDPEGVAIAARRVTVSTSGIIPGIRRLGEADLGVSLAVSLNATKNSVRDVIMPINKVYPIEDLLEACRQFPLRPRRRITFEYVLLRDINDSVEDARQLARLLKGIPCKVNLIPFNPDSRLPFDRPSPQRVEAFQQVLLDKHYTASIRYSKGLDIGGACGQLAAHWRDGRR, from the coding sequence ATGGAACGGACAAGAATCATCGCTGACGACGAACCAATTCCCCATGTCGAAGGGCGCTATGTTTTGCTGGGCGCCACTTTCCGGCAGCTTCAAGAGCTCATAAAAGCCCAAGGGTTTCCGGCGTTTCGCGCACGCCAGCTTTATCATTGGATGTATCATCGATGCGCTCGCGACTTTTCCGAGATGCACAACATCAGCAAAGAATTTCGGCGCTGGCTTGAGGAAAACGCTACCCTCGGACACATCGCGATCTTAGATGAGCGCCTATCAAAGGATGGTTCCAGAAAGTTTGTGTTTCAACTCTATGATGGACGATTGGTGGAGAGCGTTCTGATCAAAGAGGAAGGGTGGAACACCCTCTGCGTTTCAAGCCAGGTTGGCTGCGCGGTTGGGTGCACGTTTTGTCTTACCGGTTTCGGTGGCTATCAACGTCAGATGACGCGGGCAGAGATCGTCTCGCAAGTGCTGATGGTCAAGCGCCTTCTTGGCGAGGAGGAGCTGCTGCGCAATCTGGTATTCATGGGAATGGGAGAACCCTTGCTCAATCTGGATGAAGTCATCCCCGCCCTACGCGTTCTGACTGACCCAGAAGGAGTTGCTATAGCGGCGCGACGTGTGACAGTTTCGACAAGTGGCATCATACCCGGGATTCGGCGCCTTGGTGAAGCGGATTTGGGGGTGAGTTTAGCTGTTTCACTAAATGCGACAAAGAATTCGGTGCGGGACGTTATCATGCCGATCAACAAGGTTTATCCAATTGAAGATCTTTTGGAAGCGTGCCGCCAGTTCCCGTTGCGTCCTCGTCGGCGCATCACGTTTGAGTACGTATTGCTACGGGACATCAATGACTCAGTGGAAGATGCGCGTCAGCTTGCTCGCCTCCTGAAGGGGATCCCGTGCAAAGTAAACCTCATCCCGTTTAATCCTGATTCAAGACTGCCGTTTGATCGTCCCTCCCCTCAGAGGGTTGAAGCGTTTCAGCAAGTGTTACTTGATAAGCATTACACCGCAAGTATCCGATATTCCAAGGGTTTAGATATTGGCGGGGCTTGCGGACAGCTTGCAGCTCATTGGCGGGACGGCCGAAGGTAG
- a CDS encoding Cytosolic Fe-S cluster assembling factor NBP35 / Chromosome (plasmid) partitioning protein ParA: protein MWCKCVLLSISSLRLPRILGRMAYNLMALSEQAIWDALRTVQEPDLGRDLVSLNMIKDLRISPEGRVSLTVVLTTPACPLKARIESEVQAAVMRVPGVSGVEVQMTSNVTSMPQRAELLPGVRNIIGVASGKGGVGKSTVSANLAIALAQAGARVGLLDADIYGPNQPLMLGLRDAQPELRLVEAENGEQVEMLLPVEKHGIKIMSMGFLIGEDQPVIWRGPMLNSALRQFLGQVLWGDLDYLVVDLPPGTGDVQISLIQLTRITGIVHVTTPQEVALQDVRKGLMMFQTQGIPLLGIVENMSYFVCPHCSQPTEIFSRGGGRKLAEMYGVPFLGELPLAPEIRSASDEGVPLVIAAPDSEAAARYRQIAETLAAQISIQNYSATAGSGHLLSKRESEVAKP from the coding sequence GTGTGGTGTAAATGCGTACTGCTTTCGATAAGCAGCCTGCGTTTACCGCGAATTCTTGGAAGGATGGCGTACAACCTCATGGCACTCTCTGAACAGGCAATTTGGGACGCTTTGCGTACCGTGCAAGAGCCAGATCTCGGCCGAGATCTGGTTTCATTGAACATGATTAAAGACTTACGAATCTCTCCTGAAGGGCGCGTTTCCCTCACTGTTGTTTTGACTACACCGGCATGTCCTTTGAAAGCGAGAATCGAGTCTGAGGTGCAGGCTGCGGTCATGCGAGTGCCCGGGGTATCAGGAGTGGAAGTTCAGATGACCTCGAACGTCACGAGTATGCCGCAGCGAGCGGAACTGCTTCCGGGGGTGCGGAATATTATTGGGGTGGCGTCAGGCAAGGGCGGGGTTGGCAAATCGACAGTTTCTGCAAATCTCGCCATAGCGTTGGCGCAGGCTGGGGCGCGAGTCGGACTTCTCGACGCGGATATTTATGGGCCGAACCAGCCATTGATGCTCGGACTACGTGATGCACAACCAGAACTCCGACTCGTTGAGGCCGAGAACGGTGAGCAAGTGGAGATGCTGCTACCCGTTGAGAAGCACGGCATCAAGATCATGTCGATGGGCTTTCTCATTGGGGAAGATCAACCCGTGATTTGGCGCGGGCCGATGCTGAATAGTGCGCTCCGCCAATTTTTGGGACAAGTGTTGTGGGGGGATCTCGATTATCTTGTCGTGGATCTGCCTCCGGGAACTGGAGACGTGCAAATCTCGCTGATCCAACTAACGCGTATTACTGGAATCGTGCACGTGACGACCCCGCAAGAAGTGGCATTGCAGGACGTGCGCAAGGGTTTAATGATGTTCCAAACACAGGGGATTCCGCTTCTCGGAATTGTCGAGAATATGAGCTATTTTGTCTGTCCCCATTGCAGCCAACCAACCGAGATTTTCTCGCGTGGCGGGGGGCGCAAACTCGCGGAAATGTATGGCGTACCTTTTTTGGGTGAGCTCCCCTTGGCACCCGAGATTCGCTCAGCCAGCGATGAGGGGGTTCCTTTGGTGATTGCAGCGCCAGACTCCGAAGCGGCAGCCCGCTATCGTCAGATCGCTGAGACGCTTGCAGCTCAGATTAGCATTCAGAACTACAGCGCCACCGCTGGGTCAGGCCACTTGTTATCAAAACGGGAGTCGGAAGTCGCGAAGCCATGA
- a CDS encoding tRNA dimethylallyltransferase yields the protein MTQLPELLVISGPTATGKTALAVELARRLKTEVISADSMQVYRHLTIGTAKPKPEELQGVAYHLIDCIAPDYQYNLGDFVRDADQLIARIRAEGKLPIVCGGTCMYLKGLLYGVFGEASRDETVRAWLKERLQKEGLSTLYEELRRVDPAATHITPNDKQRILRALEVFYITGKPITALQQQHRGEPRYSYRMFVLSYPRAELYQRIEQRVDQMIEQGLIQEVQSYLRAGFARENPAIRALGYAEIIAYLEGKMPLEQAIAEMKKKTRHFAKRQLTWLRAFPAAEWVDASGRSTSELADDIMGRLTQFFCTKK from the coding sequence GTGACGCAGCTACCCGAGCTACTCGTGATCTCCGGACCAACTGCGACGGGGAAGACTGCATTAGCGGTTGAGTTAGCGCGCCGACTGAAGACGGAGGTTATCTCAGCCGATTCTATGCAGGTTTACCGCCACCTTACGATCGGGACCGCAAAACCCAAGCCAGAAGAGCTCCAAGGCGTCGCGTATCATCTTATCGACTGTATAGCTCCTGACTACCAGTACAATTTGGGGGATTTCGTGCGAGACGCTGATCAGCTCATTGCGCGGATACGAGCAGAAGGAAAACTCCCGATCGTCTGCGGGGGGACCTGTATGTATCTCAAGGGGCTGCTTTACGGCGTTTTTGGTGAGGCTTCGCGCGATGAGACCGTTCGGGCGTGGTTGAAGGAACGCCTCCAGAAAGAGGGCTTATCAACTCTCTACGAGGAGCTCAGGCGTGTTGACCCAGCTGCGACGCACATTACGCCGAATGACAAGCAACGTATTCTGCGGGCCCTTGAGGTTTTCTATATTACCGGCAAACCAATCACTGCCCTTCAACAACAGCACCGTGGTGAACCACGATATTCCTACAGGATGTTCGTACTGTCATACCCCCGCGCAGAACTCTATCAACGAATCGAGCAACGTGTGGATCAAATGATCGAGCAAGGACTCATTCAGGAGGTTCAGTCCTACTTGCGAGCCGGTTTTGCGCGCGAGAACCCCGCGATCCGTGCGCTCGGATACGCCGAAATCATCGCCTATCTTGAGGGGAAAATGCCACTGGAGCAGGCGATCGCCGAAATGAAGAAAAAAACCCGTCACTTTGCTAAGCGTCAGCTCACGTGGTTGCGTGCTTTCCCTGCAGCCGAGTGGGTGGACGCGAGTGGTCGTTCTACGTCCGAGCTGGCAGATGATATTATGGGGAGACTGACGCAGTTTTTCTGCACCAAGAAATGA
- a CDS encoding Radical SAM domain protein — protein sequence MHVNLVYCDVGSPARALHLLGLGVYAQVLADGHFEVRHRVIFPERSNARVAQEFSREGKYVVVLLDEFNFVASIEFAKELRRSNFPYAIIAAGIGTVLCPDELIRSEAFDFLVIGEGEIALYELLHELEYQREFSRVKNLWWREPTGEWRRNPLRPLVENIDTLPIPDRTAVDQFPFETPVGEKVLYVAASRGCPHECVFCYSPVLKRAYGGKGTYFRCRSAASVAGEILAELRRLPYDRIIFCDELFPMEKPWLRGLVQHLQRATPPPFEVTAAAEMCDDEALRLLKEAGCAKLWIGVENGNEAFRKRIATRNHSNSKLREIVNRAHELGIQVGATVMFGVPLESEESVRETVALFNEIEFDDVRPRFFCPITGTSLAEYLRGKQQEHPIAASDTPIVDFLKPAAHVPVASHALLNNAMSRLRMHAIARAVRNIPNPPPSTVNLLHELTRARFQLANPLAVDVGTFRLGNEQLGYLALQANSEIHFPWIPTGRQVLSFYVGATYRSLDLLTGTSSAIGFSVIWRTSHGDQTLLERRFTAVDTEFLRNWSEILVPFPRDAVEANLVLRVVSNSSALGNFSLLLAQPLVAQEEILLSGRDAEQALERELAKKQQEWEAKVAALEEDLRLARQKLAEVTAERDEKISRIGELHTRLLALEKLADEQTKEIERLQTALSGSLVYRLRKLFKKS from the coding sequence ATGCATGTAAACCTCGTCTACTGCGATGTCGGTTCGCCTGCCCGTGCGCTCCATCTTTTGGGATTAGGCGTTTACGCACAAGTTCTTGCGGATGGGCACTTTGAAGTACGTCACCGAGTTATTTTCCCCGAGCGCAGCAACGCCAGAGTGGCACAAGAGTTCTCGCGTGAAGGCAAGTACGTCGTTGTCTTGCTTGATGAATTCAATTTCGTCGCAAGCATTGAGTTTGCGAAGGAACTGAGGCGAAGCAACTTCCCATACGCAATAATTGCTGCTGGTATCGGGACCGTTCTTTGTCCCGATGAATTGATTCGTAGCGAGGCTTTTGACTTCTTAGTAATAGGCGAAGGGGAGATTGCTCTTTACGAGCTTCTTCACGAATTAGAATACCAGCGAGAGTTCTCGCGTGTGAAAAACCTCTGGTGGCGGGAACCAACAGGGGAGTGGCGAAGAAATCCACTAAGGCCGCTCGTGGAGAACATCGATACCTTGCCCATCCCGGATCGGACTGCAGTTGATCAGTTCCCATTTGAGACTCCTGTTGGGGAGAAGGTGCTTTATGTGGCCGCGTCTCGGGGCTGCCCCCATGAGTGTGTCTTCTGCTACAGTCCCGTGTTGAAGCGCGCCTATGGTGGAAAAGGCACGTATTTTCGCTGTCGCTCCGCTGCCAGCGTCGCAGGTGAAATCCTTGCGGAACTCCGACGACTTCCCTATGATCGTATTATCTTTTGCGACGAGCTGTTTCCGATGGAAAAGCCATGGCTACGAGGGCTGGTGCAACATCTCCAGCGCGCCACACCTCCCCCCTTTGAAGTGACTGCCGCCGCTGAGATGTGCGACGACGAAGCCCTGCGTCTGCTCAAGGAAGCTGGTTGTGCGAAGCTATGGATCGGGGTAGAAAATGGAAACGAGGCTTTCCGCAAACGTATTGCCACCCGCAACCACTCGAATTCAAAACTTCGAGAAATAGTAAATCGCGCTCATGAGCTGGGGATCCAAGTTGGTGCAACGGTAATGTTTGGGGTCCCGCTCGAAAGTGAAGAAAGCGTACGCGAGACAGTCGCACTGTTCAATGAGATCGAGTTTGACGATGTTCGACCTCGCTTCTTTTGCCCCATTACAGGAACTTCCCTTGCGGAATACCTCAGGGGAAAACAGCAGGAGCATCCGATAGCAGCCTCAGATACTCCAATTGTGGATTTTCTTAAACCAGCGGCACACGTTCCCGTGGCATCCCATGCCTTGCTGAACAACGCGATGTCTCGCCTCAGGATGCATGCGATCGCCCGAGCGGTCCGGAACATCCCAAACCCGCCCCCTTCCACTGTGAATTTGCTCCACGAGCTCACAAGAGCGCGTTTTCAGTTGGCCAATCCTCTTGCAGTGGATGTCGGAACCTTTAGGCTGGGTAACGAGCAGCTCGGGTATTTAGCCCTCCAAGCAAATAGCGAGATCCATTTCCCCTGGATCCCAACAGGTCGCCAAGTTCTTTCTTTTTACGTTGGGGCCACATATCGCTCCCTCGATTTGCTAACAGGAACCTCCTCCGCTATCGGGTTTAGCGTGATTTGGCGCACTTCGCACGGAGACCAAACGCTTCTCGAACGGCGCTTCACCGCGGTGGACACGGAATTCCTCCGGAATTGGAGCGAAATCTTGGTGCCCTTCCCAAGAGACGCCGTAGAGGCAAATCTGGTTTTAAGGGTGGTTTCAAACTCGTCGGCCCTCGGAAATTTCTCTCTGCTTCTGGCTCAACCACTCGTAGCCCAAGAAGAAATCCTATTGAGCGGGCGGGATGCGGAGCAAGCGCTTGAGCGTGAATTGGCAAAAAAGCAGCAGGAGTGGGAGGCGAAAGTTGCTGCACTCGAGGAAGACCTGCGGCTTGCGCGTCAGAAACTGGCTGAAGTCACCGCGGAACGAGACGAGAAAATCTCTCGCATTGGGGAGCTCCATACACGGCTTTTGGCCTTAGAGAAACTAGCAGACGAGCAAACAAAAGAAATTGAGCGCCTCCAAACAGCGCTCTCGGGCTCGCTTGTTTACCGGCTACGCAAGCTTTTCAAGAAAAGCTGA